The following are encoded together in the Lathyrus oleraceus cultivar Zhongwan6 chromosome 3, CAAS_Psat_ZW6_1.0, whole genome shotgun sequence genome:
- the LOC127127565 gene encoding F-box/kelch-repeat protein At3g23880-like has protein sequence MNMDSLSIKKRFHSDAPLPTPFIPDEIVAEILCLLSVKTILQLRCVSKAWRTLISGPTFVQKHFKKSSQNPHLLFTPSKPSDPMGRVKSVPMIRLLETDPWIIVSNVNFHGWMDNCQVVGSCNGLLCLFFHYRYQNYWFCLWNPATRTLSEKLGTFQDYVFDTVYETCRFTFGCDISSGNYKVGTLSRVEVREENTFSVRNEFRVLSLCDNSWRSFQYCTSIPVCSIYHQTKRINNGVHLNGTVNWLALPNHIQSCYKYDWKSIANAQQFVIVSLDLSSETCSQFLLPPGFDEVPCFQPALNVLMDYLCFSHDFKRIQFVIWQMKEFGVQGSWTMLFKINYFDIQIHNLHHNIDIISPIKFGTPLFPLYLSKNGDTLILANYEEDQAVIYNQREKTVKRIRIADKLCFFSIMDYVESLVSTCLK, from the coding sequence ATGAATATGGATTCTCTTTCGATAAAGAAACGATTTCATTCCGATGCACCACTGCCGACGCCATTTATTCCCGACGAAATTGTTGCTGAAATTTTGTGTTTGCTGAGTGTGAAAACGATCCTGCAACTCAGATGTGTGAGCAAGGCATGGAGAACTCTTATTTCCGGTCCAACTTTTGTCCAAAAACACTTCAAGAAATCATCACAAAATCCACACCTCCTCTTCACACCATCGAAACCAAGTGACCCAATGGGTAGAGTCAAATCCGTCCCCATGATTCGCTTACTCGAGACGGATCCGTGGATCATTGTTTCTAACGTTAATTTTCATGGATGGATGGACAATTGTCAGGTCGTTGGTTCCTGCAATGGCTTGCTTTGCTTGTTTTTTCATTATCGCTATCAGAATTACTGGTTTTGCTTATGGAACCCTGCCACGAGGACTCTATCAGAAAAACTAGGGACTTTTCAAGACTATGTCTTTGACACTGTATATGAAACTTGCAGGTTCACTTTTGGTTGTGACATTTCATCTGGAAATTACAAGGTCGGGACCTTAAGTAGGGTTGAGGTTCGGGAAGAGAACACATTTTCGGTGAGAAATGAGTTCAGAGTTTTGAGTTTGTGTGATAATAGTTGGAGAAGTTTTCAATATTGCACTTCCATACCTGTTTGCTCGATATATCATCAAACTAAAAGGATTAATAATGGTGTGCATTTGAATGGTACTGTAAACTGGTTAGCTCTTCCCAACCACATTCAATCATGCTATAAATATGATTGGAAGTCTATTGCTAATGCTCAACAGTTTGTTATTGTTTCGCTTGATCTTTCATCCGAGACATGCTCGCAGTTTCTGCTGCCTCCGGGTTTTGATGAGGTGCCATGCTTTCAGCCAGCTCTTAATGTTCTAATGGACTACCTTTGTTTTTCGCATGATTTTAAGAGAATCCAATTTGTTATATGGCAGATGAAGGAGTTTGGAGTTCAAGGTTCTTGGACTATGTTATTTAAAATTAATTACTTTGATATTCAAATACACAACCTCCATCACAATATTGATATTATTTCACCTATTAAATTTGGAACTCCTTTATTTCCTTTGTACCTTTCTAAGAATGGAGATACATTGATATTGGCAAATTATGAAGAAGACCAAGCCGTGATTTATAATCAGAGAGAAAAGACAGTAAAGAGAATTAGAATTGCAGACAAACTGTGTTTCTTTTCTATCATGGACTACGTAGAAAGTTTGGTTTCAACTTGTTTGAAATGA